The following are encoded together in the Terriglobia bacterium genome:
- a CDS encoding DUF1801 domain-containing protein, whose amino-acid sequence MAENKTKPTSISVTAYISAIADPTKRADAKALVKLMQSATGEKPKMWGPSIIGFGSYHYTYESGREGDMPLVGFSPRKAATVLYLRLGAGGAEALLAKLGKHTTGKGCLYIRKLADVDQKVLEGLIAKCVATMRAK is encoded by the coding sequence ATGGCGGAGAACAAAACCAAACCGACCAGCATCAGCGTAACGGCGTATATCAGTGCGATTGCGGACCCAACCAAGCGCGCGGACGCGAAAGCACTGGTCAAACTCATGCAAAGCGCGACGGGCGAAAAGCCGAAGATGTGGGGACCCTCGATCATCGGCTTCGGCAGCTACCACTACACCTACGAGAGCGGACGGGAGGGCGACATGCCGCTCGTCGGTTTCTCACCGCGCAAGGCCGCAACCGTGCTCTACCTCAGGTTGGGGGCCGGGGGCGCCGAGGCGCTGCTCGCCAAACTCGGCAAGCACACCACGGGCAAGGGCTGCCTGTACATCAGAAAACTCGCCGATGTTGACCAAAAGGTATTGGAGGGTCTGATCGCAAAATGCGTCGCCACCATGCGCGCAAAATAG
- a CDS encoding DinB family protein, with product MATRQRATRQNATRENKVHTQLGRAAVQIFAANDRMNQLLIEHLDPAAWRAKSPGSVHTIAAIFTHMHNARTKWIRLTAPHLKVPRQLDRAHCTPHQARKGLAESAARCAEMLAEALGGGGRVKKFLRDGWARPWPAGPEMLCYMLAHEAHHRGQVCMLAHQLGFPLPVKVTSGIWNWEKLWKECGSPGGPGDES from the coding sequence ATGGCCACGCGTCAACGCGCCACTCGTCAAAACGCCACTCGTGAAAACAAGGTCCACACTCAACTCGGACGGGCCGCAGTCCAGATCTTTGCCGCCAATGATCGCATGAACCAGCTTCTTATCGAACATCTTGACCCCGCCGCCTGGAGGGCCAAGTCTCCCGGCAGCGTTCATACCATTGCGGCCATCTTCACGCACATGCACAACGCCCGCACCAAGTGGATCAGGCTAACAGCTCCACATCTGAAGGTCCCACGGCAGCTCGACCGCGCCCACTGCACGCCGCACCAGGCCCGCAAAGGATTGGCGGAGAGCGCCGCTCGCTGCGCGGAGATGCTGGCGGAAGCCCTCGGCGGCGGGGGACGCGTCAAGAAGTTTTTGCGGGACGGCTGGGCCCGGCCCTGGCCGGCTGGCCCGGAAATGCTGTGCTACATGCTTGCTCATGAAGCCCACCATCGCGGGCAGGTGTGCATGCTGGCGCATCAGCTCGGATTCCCGTTGCCGGTCAAGGTGACGTCCGGGATCTGGAATTGGGAAAAACTGTGGAAAGAGTGCGGATCGCCCGGCGGCCCCGGCGATGAGTCTTAG